One Megalops cyprinoides isolate fMegCyp1 chromosome 4, fMegCyp1.pri, whole genome shotgun sequence genomic window carries:
- the tmem161b gene encoding transmembrane protein 161B, giving the protein MGVIGVQLVVTMVMASVIQKIIPHYSFARWLLCSGSLRWYQHPTEDELRSLAGKQQKGKNKKDRKYNGHIDNKPLTIPKDIDLQLETKSISEVDTLALHYFPEFQWLVDFTVAATIVYLITELYYSLAAPSGEMNISVVWCLLVLAFVIKVLFSLTAHYFRVEEGGERSLCITFAFFFFVKAMAILIVTENYLEFGLETGFANFSESAVQFLENQGLESQGPISKLTFKLILALLCSLIGAFLTFPGLRLAQMHLDALTLTTAKVTQTLLHINFLAPLIMVLLWVKPITKDYIMNPTLGKESVPLMTESTYDTLRLWAILLLCALRLAMMRHHLQAYLNLAQKGVSQMKKEAGRISTVDLQKMVARVFYYLCVIALQYVAPLVMLLHTTLLLKTLGGHTWGVYPEEDVPCPSDPAGGGAPPEPLAAPEQAQASVAQLSMALGGLRNVFTPLLFRGLLSFLTWWIAACLFSTSLFGLFYHQYLMAA; this is encoded by the exons ATG GGTGTAATCGGTGTGCAGCTGGTTGTTACCATGGTAATGGCCAGTGTCATTCAGAAGATAATACCACACTACTCCTTTGCAAGATGGCTACTCTGCAGTGGCAG TCTGAGGTGGTACCAGCATCCCACAGAAGACGAGCTGAGGAGCCTCGCCGGCAAGCAGCAGAAAGGAAAGAACAAGAAAGACAG gAAGTACAATGGACACATAGACAACAAGCCACTGACCATTCCCAAGGATATCGACCTGCAGCTGGAGACAAAGTCCATCTCGGAAGTTGACACGTTAG CTCTGCACTACTTCCCAGAATTCCAGTGGCTGGTGGACTTCACAGTGGCAGCCACGATAGTGTACCTCATTACTGAGCTGTACTACAGCCTGGCCGCGCCCAGCGGCGAGATGAACATCAGCGTGGTGTGGTGCCTGCTGGTCCTTGCTTTTGTGAT AAAGGTCCTGTTCTCACTGACGGCCCACTACTTCAGGGTGGAGGAAGGCGGCGAGAGGTCTCTCTGCATCACCTTcgccttcttcttctttgtcaaGGCGATGGCCATTCTCATCGTGACGGAGAACTACCTGGAGTTCGGGCTCGAAACGG GATTTGCTAACTTTTCAGAAAGCGCCGTGCAGTTTCTTGAAAATCAAGGTCTGGAGTCGCA GGGTCCGATCTCCAAACTGACCTTCAAGCTTATCCTGGCTCTCCTCTGCTCGCTGATCGGAGCCTTCCTGACCTTTCCTGGCCTGCGGCTGGCCCAGATGCACCTGGACGCCCTCACCCTGACCACGGCCAAAGTCACGCA GACCCTGCTGCATATCAACTTCCTGGCCCCTCTTATAATGGTGCTCTTATGGGTGAAGCCTATAACCAAGGACTACATAATGAACCCCACCCTGGGGAAGGAAAGCGTGCCTTT GATGACGGAGAGCACCTACGACACGCTGCGGCTGTGGGCCATCCTGCTCCTGTGCGCGCTGAGGCTGGCCATGATGCGGCACCACCTGCAGGCCTACCTCAACCTGGCGCAGAAGGGCGTGTCGCAGATGAAGAAGGAGGCGGGGCGCATCAGCACCGTCGACCTGCAGAAGATG GTTGCTCGAGTGTTCTATTACCTGTGTGTAATAGCTCTCCAGTACGTGGCCCCACTGGTGATGCTGCTGCACACAACCTTGCTACTGAAAACACTAG GCGGTCACACCTGGGGGGTGTACCCCGAAGAGGATGTGCCCTGTCCCTCCGACCCTGCAGGAGGCGGTGCCCCTCCCGAGCCGTTGGCCGCCCCGGAGCAGGCCCAGGCCTCAGTGGCCCAGCTGTCCATGGCCCTGGGGGGCCTCAGGAACGTTTTCACGCCCCTGCTCTTCCGCGGCCTCCTGTCCTTCCTCACCTGGTGGATCGCCGCATGCCTCTTCTCCACCTCCCTTTTCGGCCTCTTCTACCACCAGTATCTCATGGCAGCGTGA